One genomic region from Colletotrichum lupini chromosome 7, complete sequence encodes:
- a CDS encoding GliA, protein MDAAKSQSTKVDSWFVQNLDDNTEPYLRRISTGNNTLSDRLQFNIDDGQRLTDPIKPDEDEGKYPEGITLVLIILALALGLFEFALDATIVATAIPVITTEFKALADAGWYGSAYLMTIASFQVPWGKLYKFFIPKWIFLTALIIFAVGSVLCAIAPNSAFLIAGRAVQGIGAAGLTGGVYVILALVTPRSKTPIYLGAFGAIFTGASSLGPIIGGFLTEKFSWRWCFWINIPFSVLAGIIVLFFFKIPNTVKTVRAPWKSIVRQMDLTGVVLITGIIALFVTAMESGGIKHEWDSGFVVGTLMGSITIAMLFGFEQYFMKEDALLQARFLTNMKIGFLCVFAFMLSSVAYSIQYNLPVYFQATKGFTPAQSGVNVLPLLIGGAFLTLLSSVAYSKYRNDRLYCVLSGALTVLGSTLILTLGPDSTPAQYLLYQLIVAFGYGLGTQVPVLAVQATVDVQDVPQATSIVLLFQLLSGALAVSATQNLFNNIMLQNAVRNVPSLTAAQILAAGSTDLKKLFSADIAPQIIAAYTEGLRASWAMGIGFAGGALISGVFVGA, encoded by the exons ATGGACGCCGCAAAGAGTCAATCTACGAAGGTGGATTCTTGGTTCGTCCAAAATCTGGATGACAACACAGAGCCTTATTTGAGGCGTATTTCGACCGGAAATAACACACTCTCGGATCGTTTGCAGTTCAATATTGACGATGGACAAAGGCTTACGGACCCTATTAAGCCTGATGAAGATGAAGGCAAATACCCTGAGGGCATTACACTAGTGCTAATCATACTTGCACTGGCACTGGGTCTTTTTGAG TTCGCTCTCGATGCCACCATCGTTGCCACTGCTATCCCCGTCATTACCACCGAATTCAAAGCCCTCGCAGATGCCGGCTGGTATGGCTCTGCATATTTGATGACGATTGCGAGTTTTCAAGTGCCATGGGGCAAGCTGTACAAGTTCTTCATTCCGAAGTGGATCTTCCTGACAGCGCTCATCATCTTCGCCGTCGGGAGTGTACTTTGTGCCATTGCCCCCAACAGTGCCTTCTTAATTGCCGGGCGTGCGGTTCAGGGCATTGGGGCTGCTGGTTTAACTGGCGGCGTCTATGTAATCCTGGCGCTCGTCACGCCTCGGAGCAAGACGCCAATCTATCTAGGCGCATTCGGTGCCATCTTTACCGGTGCAAGTTCCCTTGGGCCTATCATCGGCGGCTTCCTCACAGAAAAGTTCTCATGGAGGTGGTG CTTTTGGATCAACATACCCTTTTCCGTTCTCGCCGGAATTATCGTTCTGTTTTTCTTCAAGATTCCAAATACTGTCAAAACCGTCAGGGCACCATGGAAGAGCATTGTGCGTCAGATGGACCTGACGGGTGTCGTTCTTATCACCGGTATCATCGCTCTATTTGTCACCGCAATGGAGTCCGGAGGCATCAAACACGAGTGGGACTCTGGCTTCGTCGTCGGTACGCTAATGGGATCGATCACTATTGCCATGCTCTTCGGGTTTGAGCAGTACTTCATGAAAGAGGACGCTCTTTTGCAAGCAAGGTTCTTGACCAATATGAAGATCGGCTTCCTTTGCGTTTTCGCATTCAT GCTTAGCTCGGTTGCGTACTCAATCCAGTATAATCTGCCTGTCTACTTCCAAGCAACCAAAGGGTTTACTCCCGCACAGAGTGGTGTCAACGTTCTTCCCCTGTTAATTGGTGGAG CATTCCTCACACTATTATCCAGTGTGGCGTACTCCAAATATCGGAATGACCGGCTATATTGTGTTCTCTCTGGTGCTCTTACGGTGCTAGGCTCTACACTGATCCTCACCCTTGGCCCGGACTCTACACCAGCTCAGTACCTACTATACCAGCTTATAGTAGCCTTTGGCTATGGCTTAGGAACCCAAGTTCCAGTCCTAGCTGTCCAGGCTACAGTCGATGTGCAAGACGTGCCCCAGGCCACAAGTATTGTCCTCC TTTTCCAACTTCTCAGTGGTGCACTTGCGGTATCAGCAACTCAGAACCTCTTCAACAACATCATGTTGCAGAATGCTGTGCGAAACGTCCCCAGTCTCACCGCTGCCCAGATCTTGGCCGCAGGATCTACGGATCTGAAAAAACTCTTCTCCGCGGACATTGCTCCTCAAATAATTGCAGCGTACACAGAAGGTCTTCGAGCATCATGGGCTATGGGCATTGGATTCGCTGGCGGTGCCTTGATTTCTGGGGTGTTTGTTGGAGCTTGA
- a CDS encoding 3-oxoacyl-(acyl-carrier-protein) reductase codes for MKYTLLNPSVQEQDLAGKFAIVTGASRGLGRGIAFHLASRGSNVLATCSSETSLKNVVSLQEEIRLLYQERNPQNHATPRIFGVVAPLTEPSKCCDNIVAAVKEHFSGAVNILVQNAALQETMPIEAIDEGHVRRMLTGNISTAVQLIQALLPHFVPDSRIVNISSEGARQSQPAPVTLLYGACKAALESMTRVWADALGTRAGMERTTVNSLIVGVTKTGDTANGLPEGLPDIEPVRQLIKFKMEACSVDRRLGEVDDVAEIVGWLCCEKSRWVSGSAVCANGGTVKIL; via the exons ATGAAATACACTCTCCTGAATCCATCTGTCCAAGAACAAGACTTGGCAGGAAAGTTTGCCATCGTTAC TGGCGCCTCGAGAGGTCTAGGGCGCGGCATAGCCTTCCACCTCGCTTCCCGGGGCTCAAACGTATTAGCGACATGCTCCAGCGAGACTTCACTCAAGAATGTCGTCTCCTTGCAGGAGGAAATTAGGTTGCTCTACCAAGAGAGAAATCCCCAGAACCATGCGACTCCACGAATTTTCGGTGTGGTTGCACCTCTCACAGAGCCGAGCAAGTGTTGCGACAACATTGTGGCTGCAGTGAAGGAACATTTCAGTGGCGCTGTCAACATCTTGGTACAGAATGCTGCCCTGCAAGAGACCATGCCAATTGAAGCCATTGATGAAGGACATGTGCGCCGCATGCTGACAGGGAATATATCGACCGCTGTTCAACTTATCCAGGCCTTGTTACCGCACTTTGTTCCAGACAGCCGCATCGTCAATATTTCGTCTGAGGGAGCGCGCCAGAGTCAGCCAGCTCCAGTAACATTGCTCTACGGGGCCTGTAAGGCAGCGTTAGAGTCCATGACAAGGGTCTGGGCGGATGCTCTGGGGACGCGGGCTGGCATGGAGAGGACAACCGTTAATTCACTAATTGTCGGAGTCACGAAGACCGGTGATACAGCCAATGGGTTGCCCGAAGGACTACCTGATATCGAACCTGTCCGCCAACTCATAAAGTTTAAGATGGAAGCTTGTAGCGTGGATAGGAGGCTGGGTGAAGTAGATGATGTCGCTGAAATTGTTGGCTGGCTCTGCTGTGAGAAGAGTCGATGGGTGTCCGGGAGCGCCGTATGCGCCAACGGAGGAACGGTCAAAATACTGTGA
- a CDS encoding 3-oxoacyl-(acyl-carrier-protein) reductase yields the protein MAAIESIFQKYAERLNRRLPGENMAKFSSSGHSSSQLLNLPAGFEHLEVSSDVNITILHQISDAFTGDLAAILLVRISPKSVFPASTATAVIEFRRHVFCQVQGTTISNIMIIDDVDALRNSESQAVRPPSWSAKASPPGFCLTEAYRAYFNCVSTRTMEENLSKFTHDHITFNEHSVTREQYRGAMEECHDVMADCKNTLEKLIVDEEKQQLAARVVFEWTPVKAWNGIEPTGKRVKFTEHVFVWFDEGKMHTSITMLDMEAFKQQMRLSLGIRCGTWISWSKHRRAFRNQHWAFAAKPDSLGASQRSTLAIPIFEHKVSEQDLVGKVAIVTGASRGIGRGIAIHLASRGANIIGTCSVLSSLGKIDDLRAEIDSLYRNSNQSSAPQIKGVVAPLLEPREYCSAIVNAVKEYGSLNILVQNAAVVEVAPVGTITRDHIDRLLTANIEAPVFLVQALLPYFRPESRIINISSEGGRDPSPVALVYSGCKSAIESMTRVWADACGTRPGMERTTVNSVAVGITQTELASQMPDTPEIRQFLEAKETACSVEKRLGRVDDIAEIVGFLSSEKSRWVSGSVICANGGTVKPRRKHLQMGFHELIVYQGHRIKLELNRSIALSGLNGDEQKPDRADGLE from the exons atggcGGCCATCGAATCCATCTTCCAAAAGTATGCAGAGCGCCTCAACCGCCGACTTCCCGGCGAGAACATGGCGAAGTTCTCGTCTTCTGGACACTCATCCTCTCAGCTTTTGAATTTGCCAGCCGGCTTCGAGCACCTAGAAGTGTCAAGTGACGTGAACATCACCATCCTTCACCAAATTAGCGACGCTTTTACAGGCGACTTGGCTGCGATTCTCCTCGTGCGGATTTCGCCCAAAAGCGTCTTTCCTGCTTCAACCGCCACTGCGGTAATCGAATTCCGGCGACACGTTTTCTGTCAAGTTCAGGGCACCACTATCTCCAACATCATGATTATAGACGATGTCGATGCGTTACGCAACAGCGAATCGCAGGCGGTCCGGCCCCCAAGCTGGAGCGCTAAAGCTTCCCCTCCAGGGTTCTGTCTCACTGAGGCGTACCGCGCATACTTCAACTGCGTCTCCACCAGGACCATGGAAGAGAACCTGTCGAAATTCACCCATGACCACATTACGTTCAATGAGCATTCTGTAACCCGTGAACAGTACAGAGGGGCCATGGAAGAGTGTCACGATGTCATGGCGGATTGCAAGAACACGCTCGAGAAGCTTATTGTTGACGAGGAGAAACAGCAACTTGCAGCCAGAGTGGTATTTGAGTGGACACCAGTTAAGGCTTGGAATGGAATAGAGCCAACGGGTAAAAGAGTCAAGTTTACAGAGCATGTATTTGTATGGTTCGACGAGGGGAAAATGCACACAAGTATCACAATGTTGGATATGGAAGCTTTCAAACAGCAGATGAGA CTGTCACTTGGCATTCGCTGTGGAACTTGGATCAGTTGGTCTAAGCACCGGAGGGCGTTTCGGAACCAGCACTGGGCCTTTGCTGCTAAACCGGACAGTCTCGGAGCATCTCAGCGTTCAACGCTGGCCATT CCCATATTTGAGCATAAG GTCTCAGAGCAAGACCTCGTCGGCAAAGTGGCAATCGTGAC TGGTGCTTCGCGCGGCATTGGGCGAGGCATCGCCATTCACCTCGCAAGCCGTGGGGCGAATATCATCGGAACATGCTCTGTGCTATCGTCCTTGGGCAAAATCGATGATTTGAGAGCCGAGATAGATTCCCTGTACAGAAATTCCAACCAGAGTTCTGCACCACAGATTAAAGGCGTGGTTGCGCCTTTACTGGAGCCTCGAGAGTACTGCAGTGCCATCGTCAATGCCGTCAAAGAGTATGGGAGTTTGAACATACTTGTGCAAAACGCGGCGGTCGTAGAGGTCGCGCCAGTGGGCACGATCACCCGGGACCACATTGATCGCTTACTTACGGCCAATATTGAAGCACCTGTATTTCTCGTGCAAGCACTTCTCCCGTACTTCCGGCCAGAAAGCCGAATCATCAACATCTCTTCCGAAGGAGGCCGCGATCCTTCCCCAGTTGCTC TGGTTTACAGTGGTTGCAAGAGCGCTATTGAATCGATGACTCGCGTGTGGGCTGACGCTTGTGGGACAAGGCCTGGGATGGAGAGGACTACAGTGAACTCAGTCGCTGTTGGCA TTACGCAAACCGAATTGGCCTCACAAATGCCGGACACCCCTGAGATCCGCCAGTTCCTTGAGGCAAAGGAAACCGCATGCAGTGTGGAAAAGAGGTTGGGGAGAGTCGATGACATAGCTGAAATCGTAGGCTTTCTGTCATCCGAGAAGAGTCGATGGGTCAGTGGGAGCGTGATCTGCGCAAATGGCGGTACTGTCAAG CCACGACGAAAACATCTCCAGATGGGCTTTCACGAGTTGATTGTGTACCAAGGTCATCGAATCAAACTAGAATTGAACAGATCCATCGCTTTGT CTGGACTGAACGGAGATGAGCAAAAGCCTGACAGAGCTGACGGGCTGGAGTGA
- a CDS encoding cytochrome P450: protein MRGLRGRWPWAVEKGFEEYGDVVRIAPNEIAIFGYKPIVDVLLPGKTDDAQAFLKTEELGALAGKHKGFAADTDPKIHRYVRKAMEPSFNMNAIKRWQEPVLHKHYDRFIRKVDEACRRGPINLTEWNEWLSMDLAGDLTFGHDYGNIEKGKAGEFLETFSKLSFWGTVNQVSTRFPLLYPFVLLALSPSLATVAPKLQRINSKYINDRIRLRDSLEHEDFMSSLIKEGREPPEVDFLVAQSMNVVIGNAEATSNMFTVSVHFLGIHQDKLEKLKMDIRDRFTSYEDIKSDNVQNIVWLNAVINEGLRLATQGTSGLPRISPGGFVDGHYIPKGYRVQTSFWAVFHSERYFAKPREFHPERWLPKDHPDYGKEFENDKLSVFQPFSIGTRGCIGRKTGLLQAQLMISKMVWALDWEHVNQGEMDWERDLRRYAMNQLPQVVVRFQKRST from the exons ATGCGTGGGCTACGCGGTCGCTGGCCATGGGCAGTTGAGAAGGGGTTTGAAGAGTATGGCGATGTCGTACGAATCGCACCCAATGAGATCGCCATATTTGGGTACAAGCCGATAGTTG ACGTCTTGTTGCCTGGAAAAACGGATGATGCGCAGGCTTTCTTGAAGACCGAAGAGCTTGGAGCTCTTGCAGGAAAGCACAAGGGTTTTGCTGCTGATACAGATCCAAAAATCCATCGTTATGTCAGAAAGGCCATGGAACCAAGCTTCAACATGAATGCGATCAAGCGATGGCAGGAGCCCGTCTTGCATAAGCATTACGACCGATTCATTCGGAAGGTCGATGAGGCTTGCCGAAGGGGTCCTATCAACTTGACGGAG TGGAATGAGTGGCTAAGCATGGATCTTGCCGGTGACTTGACATTTGGACATGACTACGGCAACATAGAAAAGG GTAAAGCCGGAGAGTTCCTGGAGACATTTTCAAAGTTGAGCTTCTGGGGCACCGTGAACCAGGTCTCTACACGCTTCCCCCTTCTTTACCCGTTCGTGCTGCTTGCCTTAAGTCCTAGCTTAGCGACAGTGGCGCCGAAACTCCAGCGCATCAACAGTAAGTATATCAACGATCGAATCCGCCTCAGAGATTCCCTCGAACACGAAGACTTCATGTCAtctcttattaaagaggGTAGAGAACCGCCCGAAGTCGACTTTCTTGTTGCACAGAGCATGAACGTGGTCATAGGCAACGCCGAAGCCACTTCCAACATGTTCACGGTGTCAGTACATTTTCTCGGCATACATCAAGACAAACTCGAAAAGCTAAAGATGGATATTCGGGATCGATTCACTTCCTACGAGGACATCAAATCCGACAATGTGCAGAATATTGTATGGCTCAATGCTGTCATCAACGAGGGTCTTCGACTAGCCACTCAGGGCACTTCCGGTTTACCTCGCATCAGCCCTGGCGGTTTCGTTGATGGCCACTACATTCCGAAAGGG TACCGCGTTCAAACTAGCTTCTGGGCAGTCTTTCACTCGGAGCGTTACTTTGCGAAACCACGAGAATTCCACCCGGAGAGATGGCTTCCGAAAGATCATCCAGATTATGGAAAAGAATTTGAAAATGACAAGCTTTCTGTTTTCCAGCCTTTCAGTATCGGCACCCGAGGCTGCATAGGTCGTAAGACGGGGCTCTTGCAGGCGCAGCTGATGATCTCCAAGATGGTGTGGGCCTTGGACTGGGAGCACGTCAATCAAGGCGAGATGGACTGGGAACGAGATCTAAGAAGATACGCTATGAACCAATTGCCCCAGGTCGTTGTCCGTTTCCAGAAGAGATCTACATAG
- a CDS encoding methyltransferase, whose protein sequence is MSQTSTQTQTKKLDTAKGADAYNPSNLKTYDTLVFGVVSPYGWNCSAEKLISFFNRNIARAAEPYKSNPGGPPPTRILDIGVGTGYFPARAPLPKWTEYVLVDLNETCLDVTLPVIERAHPEVGTNATKVVGDFLAQGDELKSLFAKGNSLPEGGFDAISLMFLLHCLPGPPARKAEALGRMGRLLRPGGVVFGATILGKGVNRNPLARLVLWLNNCLGVFDNHEDDAVGILVPLQKMFNEMK, encoded by the exons ATGTCACAAACCTCAACTCAGACTCAAACAAAAAAGCTGGACACAGCAAAAGGTGCAGATGCATACAATCCAAGCAACCTGAAAACCTACGACACTCTCGTCTTTGGTGTCGTTTCACCTTACGGTTGGAATTGCTCAGCCGAGAAACTCATCTCTTTCTTCAACCGCAATATAGCTCGCGCCGCAGAGCCGTACAAGTCCAACCCGGGCGGTCCCCCACCCACTCGAATCCTCGACATTGGCGTTGGCACAGGATACTTCCCCGCAAGAGCTCCTTTGCCTAAATGGACCGAGTACGTTCTTGTCGACCTCAACGAGACGTGCCTGGACGTTACTCTACCCGTCATTGAAAGGGCACATCCGGAGGTCGGCACCAACGCTACGAAGGTCGTTGGTGACTTCCTGGCTCAAGGTGACGAGCTGAAAAGTTTGTTTGCGAAGGGAAATAGTTTGCCGGAAGGCGGTTTTGATGCTATATCTCTCATGTTCTTGCTGCATTGCCTGCCTGGCCCACCGGCACGCAAGGCGGAGGCTTTGGGACGCATGGGTCGCTTGTTGAGGCCTGGAGGGGTCGTGTTCGGGGCTACTATTTTGGGTAAGGGTGTGAACCGTAATCCGCTGGCGCGCCTTGTATTGTGGTTGAACAACTGTTTGGGGGTCTTTGATAATCATGAGGACGATGCAGTGGGTATCTTGGTGCCTCTCCAGAAGATGTTCAATGAG ATGAAGTAA